The Bdellovibrio bacteriovorus W nucleotide sequence TCTGCTTTAGCTGCCTTCTTTACAATCTTAAGAACTTGCTCCATTTCAAAGGGCTTCTTAAGAAATGCAACGGCGTCTGTACTCTGAGTCGCTTCTTGAATGAATTGATTATCTATATAGATTCCACTCATCAATACGACTTTGAACTTTAAATGCGGATAATTTGTACGAGCCTGCTTGATAAAATCCAACCCCGTCATTTGCGGCAGCAGACAGTCACAGAAAACATACTCAATATCAGTCTGAGAAGAAAGCACAGCATTGGCTTCATCTGGGCGATGCGCCAAATAAACGTGATGACCTTGTCGGGTCAGAGCTTCTTGCAAAGCCTTCGCGACAGTCTCGTCATCTTCTAAAACTAGAATCTTAGTTACTTTCTCCACAAATTACTTTTCGGATAAATATCTGAATATCTTAGCCTTAAATAAAAAAGTGAGGAGCTTTGGGGCTCCTCACTTAAAAACCTAGACCTTAGATCTGTAAATTACTTTTTCAAAAACTTGAAATACTTGCTTTCAATGACGTCCATTTCCATTTCGTTCCCCTCTTCGTCTTTGACCGACTCTGGTGGACGCACGCCTGTATCGTCAAACTCGACTCCATAAGTAAACAAGATATTCTTCTCAGAGCCTGAATCGTCGTTATAATAAGGTACAAAGAAAGACTGAACTTTTCCATTAGCCGGCAAAAATCCATCCACCATATTGATCTGATCTACGATGACTTTTGGACACTGCTGAAGAGTCACCTGTGCACCACCGGCTGTACCAATCCATTTGATCCACTCGCGAATTCCACATGAGTTGATTCCGCGCAAGCCACTTAGCTCCACTTCAATCGCAGAATTGCCAGAAATATCAAATTGGTTAAAGTCGACGTCTTCATCGATAGTACCCTTCATTTGCACTTGCAACTTATCAGCACCTTTATTGAGTTTTACATCTAGCTTACTCATCACTCACTCCTTAAGATAACTCTTCATCACGCTTTACTATAAAAAAAGTTACGTCATCAATCAAGGTCGCCCCTTGGCGATGGCCCTGAAAAGAACTCACAAATCGATCTACGGCGTCCGCAGCTCGAGGAAAGTCTTTGTTGGCCGCGATCAATGCTTTCACGAATTCACGTTCTCCCCATGCCTCTGCCTGAAGATTTTGAATATCTGGGATACCATCAGTATAGAAAAAGATTGAATCCCCTGGCTCTACTTGCACGGTTGTCTCTTCATAAACTGAATCTCGGTCCTGTCCCAATCTGGGATTATTCACTTCATTCAACGGAACGAGATCTTTCTTTTTTAAAGCTGAATCGCTTTTTTTAATCAAGAAGGGTGCTTCGTGACTGGCATTACAGTATACCAACTCTCCAGTTGTAAGATCAAATGACGCCAAAAAGAATGTCATCATGATACGTCCCTTAGAAACATCGTAGATCGAACGATTCAGAAGTTCTAAAGCTTTTGACGGAGAAATATTCAGTCTTTCGATAATCGTTGAAGCAGACTTTGCCGCACTGGTAATAAGGGCTGCTGGTGCTCCGTGCCCCGTCGCATCCCCAATCCAAAGAAAGATCTTGTCTCCCATTTGACAGTAATGCCACCAGTCACCACCACACTCACTGGCAGGCTCATAGAAACCTGCAATCTCTAGATTTCCAATATGCGCTTGCGTATCAGGAAACAGGGTCTCTTGCACCGTCTTCGCGGTTTGCAGTTCCGATTCCATACGCGCTTTTTCTGCAGTCTGATCCAGCAAGCGAGAAACTTCCGCCGCCATAATATTGAAATTCTCTGCAAGGCTTCCGACTTCATCATTGGATTTTACATCCACACGAATATTGAAGTCCCCTTCTGCCACTTTTTCGGTTGCAAAAAATAATTGCGTCAATGCTTGAGTCAAACCACTTGAAGCAAACAAGCTTAAGATCACAGTTACAGAAATCAAGATTCCGAAAAAGATCAAAGATTTACGAATAAGAATTTGCACAGCTCCCAGAGCTTGAGCCTTCTCTACAGCTGTGACAACGGTAAGGTCTCCAAAGCCTGCTTTAGAAAAAGAAACTAGAAGTTCTTTTCCGTCTCCAGCTTTTACAGTCTCTGCACCTTGCGCAACAGGGCTTCCTGTATTCTTCAAAAAACTTGGAACGAAAAGTTCTTGGATTTTTTGTCCTTGAAGGACTTGAGGCCCAAATAAGATCGCACCTGTGCGATCGGTTAGATAAATCTTCTGAGATCCTTCTGTTTTAAACATCTCAGCTAATTCATTCATGCGCACTACCGTGATGAATACCGTATTGCGGGAGGTCGCTTCGTCAGTTACTTTTTCTAAGATCACCATGCGCTCATCACCAAAGGGTGACTTCACTGTGCGCTTATCAGCATCTACCTCCACTAGATAAGATGGCATCAGTGGGTGCAGGAACTTTAAAGTCTCATCGGCTCTTCCTGGAACTTTTTCCAAGAAGGCACTCATGCGCAAAGTCTCTGTTCCTTTTGAAGAAAAAACGATGATGGATTCTAAATCGTCTTCGTTTTGAAAAATAGAATCAGAGACAGGGCTGAACTTCTGCTGTAAGAGGAAATCTTGGAACACCGGCTTTGCTGCACCCAGCACGGAATTGAGCTGTGTCTTAATTTGAGTCGCCATCGCGCCCGACATGGTGCTTGAAGAATCAAAGACATAGGCAACCTTATCCTCTTCGAAAATCTTCAACGCCAGCACCAGATAGATGGATAGCGTGATTAGAGGAAGTGACGTTAATAATAGTAAAATCTTATATCTTATTGATATGCCACGTTTTTTCACGACTTCAGTATGCCTTCGCCGCCTCACAAGCGAAAACAAAAACTCATATAACTTAGCCCTAAGTCCATAAAATATTTACGGAACTCTCCGATAAGCACAACGAGGAGAATCATGTCTAATTTTGCAAAAACTGAGAAAATCATCTTTGGTATTGCACTGGCGCTGCTGGTGGCGTTCTCGTATTTCCTATACGACGACTCTCTGTTGTTTCCAAAATCCAACACTCAATCTCTAGAACTCATTGGAAATGTTTCTTTTTCTCAAAACGATGTGCGCAGAAAGAATCTAGATACCTTTAGCTGGCTTCCCGCTTCCCGTAAAGACAGCGTTTTCCAAAACGACTCTATTTATACAGGCGAAAGATCTGAAGCTGTTATTAGTTTGCAAGACGGATCACAGATTCGCATCCAACCGAATTCTTTGATCAACTTGAACTTCAAAAATGGTCAAATGAATCTCGACCTTCGATATGGTCAGTTAACTGGAGAGCTTCAAGCGCAATCCTCTATCCTTGTAACCTCAGGAAAAGAAGAGTTCAAACTTGAAAGTAAATCCAACGGCGAAAAGTCCAAAGTTCAATTTAAAAAATCCCACAGTGGAAATGTTAACTTGAAACTTATTAGTGGACAGGTTCAATACATCGACAAAAAGCAAAGTGCTGTGAAGGCACTTCCGCAAAACAGTACGGTTGCTGTGACTCAAAAAGGCGAAGTGAAACAACTTGAGAAACCAATTCTACAGCTTCTTACTGAAAACAATAAGAAGTGGCTCCGCCTCTCACCTCAAGATCCCCTTCCATTTCAATGGGACTCAAAGGGAAGTGTTGCTCGCTATGAGTTTGAACTTTCTTCTAGTCAAGACTTTCACTCTGTCGTAGCAAGCCAGACTACCGCGAATAAAAACCTTGCCTTCACTAACGAAGTTCCTTCCGGAGACTACTTCTGGAGACTGAAAGCTTATGATGCTAATGGCGAAGTCAGTGCTGTGAGTGAATCTCGTCAGGTAGCTATTCATCAGCTAACAAGTCCACAGATCGTTTCCCCCGTTGCCGAGTCCGTTTTAAACTTTGAAGTTAAAGAAGAACCAAATAAGACGCTGTCCCAGAACTTACAAGTTCGCTGGCAAGCGCACCCCATCTTAACTCATTTCCAATGGCAAATTGCGAATGATCCTGAGTTCCAAACAGTGGTTCATCAAGGTCAAACTACTCACCACGATGTGACGACTCCTTCTCTACCGTCGGGCCAGTATTGGATTCGCGTCACAGGTCGCACGCAACAAAATAAAACGACGGAGTGGTCTCCAGCGGTGAGCTTCCAATTGGATCTCGTAGCCCGCAAAGAAGAGCGCCCCGATGCACCTATCCTTGTTAAAAAGAATATCGATTTCAAAGTGCCAACGGACGAAAGAGCGCCCGCTTCTCTACAGTCACCACAAATCGAATGGAAGAAAGTTCCAAAAACAAAGGGTTACACTCTGCAAATTGCTAAAGATGCAAACTTTGCAAGCCCCGAGAAATACGAACTCAACTCGAACCGTGTTCAGTGGAGCCAATTCAAGCCTGGAAAATACTATTACCGCGTTTTTGCCAAAGGTGAAAATGACTTAGTCAGCCCTTCTAGCGAAGTCGGTACACTGGAAGTCAACGTCGATGGCATTGTTCTCCACCCCGTGAAAAACATCCATGCTGTCGGCGAATCGCCTGAACCACGTAATGTGGATGTTCAGTGGTCTGAAGTGCCATTTGCTAAAAAGTATATTCTACAGATTGATACTAACGAAAGCTTTAGCAACGCGAAAAACATGGAGTTTGAAAGCTCCCATGGAAATATTGAACTCCCTCAACCAGGCAAGTACCACATTCGCGTGCAGGCAATGGATGAGAATCAACAAAGCTTAACGAGTTTCTCGAAAGCCACAGATGTTCTCTATTCATTCCGTTCCCCTCTTATGTCTCCAGCACTTATGGAGCCATTCAACAATGCCTCTATTTTCCTACAAACAGAGATGGAGCCCTTTGTATGGTTAGAGTGGAAGAAGGTCGACAACGCCTCTACCTACCGCATTGAGGTTTCAGATAGAGCTGACTTCTCGCGAACTCTGATTGCGCAGTCAATTCAGTCCAATCGCTTCCTGATTAAAGAGAAAATACCTCTCGGAAAAATCTACTGGCGCGTTCGCGCTGAATCCCCTACGGATTCAGAATTTTCAGAGTGGACAGAAAAACGCGAATTCACTCTCTATCACCAAAAGAATGAGACTTTTGTAAAATGATAAACAAGACTTCACTCTTTGACACCTTACTAGAACCCGTCTTTGTTCTTAATAAAGAACAAAAGATTACCTACTGCAATGAGGCCGCCTCATTGATGGCTGGGCTATCTATTCGTAAGATGACTCGTGGGATGAAGTTCCTAGAAGTTTTTTCATTTAATGAAAGCATTGAAAGCCTTGAAAGCTTAGAGTCTATTCAAGACCCTACTCCGTATAAGGAACTCAACTTTAAAAATGGCGACGGCCTTGAGGGAAAGGTACAAATCACCCTTCAACCCTATGCCACAGAAAACGACAGCCAATGGATTGTTTTCTTTCGCGACGTCACCCTTGAAGAGCGCCTTCAAAAGAAATACCGTGCTGAGCTTGAACAAAAAGAAGATGTGATTTCTGATCTCGAGAAAGCCAAAGCTCAACTTGAAGACTATAGTAAAAATCTAGAATCCATGGTGGCTAAACGCACGGAAGAACTCTCGACATTAAACCAAACACTTTCAGCTCTTCTAGACAGTCTTGGTCAGGGCTTTTTCATTTTTCAAGAAGATGGAAATATTCTCAATGTTTCGTCAAAGGCTTGCGAATCTGTGCTTGAAACAAATCCGCAAGGTCAAAAGATTTGGGATGTTTTAAAACTTCCAGCCAACAAAGTGGATGGGTTTCAAAAGTGGATGCTCACCGTTTTCCAAGAGCTTCTGCCGTTTGAAGATCTGGCTCCTCTGGGACCTGAACTTTATCCGCACACCCAAGGCAAACACGTTGCTCTAGAGTACCACCCGCTTCGCAACTCAGAAAATCAAATCAAAGGTGTTGTGGTTGTTGCCTCGGATATCACCTCTCTTGTTGAGGCTCGCAAAACAGCTGAACAAGAAAAAGAACACGCTAAATTGATTATTAATATGATCAAGAGCAAGCGTGAAATTCAAAGATTTATCTCTGAAGCAGATTCGCTATTGGCGGACCTCAATGAAGAACTACAACACGATGATCCTCAATTTGACCACGAACTCGTGTTTAGAAGTCTACACACTTTAAAAGGTGGCGCCGCTCTTTTCTCAATTCTCCCACTGGCCGAGTGCTGTCATCAGGGTGAGCAAATTCTATCTGAGCTTCATCATCAATGGAGTCTACCAGGACATATTGCCCTGAAAGGTAAAGTCTTTGAAATTCGTGATGAGTTTGAAAAATTCCTTAGCGAAACAAAGGCCATTATCGGAAAGAACAATGTCTCTGATGAACGCCAAGTCGAAGTGGCAATTAGTAAACTCAACACCATTGCGAAAAAACTTGGCAACTTGCCTGGCGGTGGTCCTCTTGCACAAGAACTTCTTTTAGATCTTGCGATGGAGCCCGTTGAGAACTACTTCACTCCATTTCGAGAGTCTCTGCCTCGCTTGGCGGAGAAACTTGGAAAAAATCTGGGCCATGTGGAGATCAACACCCACGGCATCGGAGTGATTCCCGAAATTTACAATCCGCTTTTCTCGACATTTATCCATGCCTTTAGAAACTCTTTAGATCATGGCTTAGAATATCCAGAAGAACGCAGTCTTTTAGGAAAAACTATCGAGGGCACTCTTAAACTTGAGGCCTCGCTACTCCAAGAGCCTTCTGGGTCTTGGTTGCGCATTGAAATCAAAGACGACGGACGTGGAATTGATCCTGCGATTATTCGCCAAAAATTAGAAAAAAATGGTCTTTCTAGCCAACACCTCTCTGATGAGGATGTGCTTCAACATATTTTTGCCAGCCAGTTCTCAACCCGCGAAGAGGTCACTGATATTTCTGGACGCGGTGTGGGCATGGACGCACTCAAAGTAGCAGCAGAACAGCTCCACGGGCGTGTTTGGGTGGAATCAGCCCTGCAAAAAGGAACGACTATTTGCATCCAAGTCCCCTACATCACAGAATTTGTCGATAAAGAGAAGAAAAAGTCACAAGAAGCTGCATAAGCACCTTGCCAAACTCGATTTCATTCACAAAATTAAGCCATGTTCAATTAAAGGAGTCTTAAAGGCTCCGTTTTTCTTGGAGACCCTACATGGCAAAACAAGTGCAGAGTTTTAATGCAGAAATCAAACAACTTTTGGATATCGTTATCCACTCTCTTTATTCCCATAAAGAAATTTTTCTTAGAGAGCTCGTATCTAACGCATCTGATGCCATCGATAAACTGAAGTTCGAGTCTTTAACACAACCAGGTCTTCTTCCTGCTGGTTGGGAACCTGCGGTTCGCCTTGAACCAAACAAAGAGGCAAAAACTTTAAAAATCATCGACAACGGTATCGGCATGAGCCACGACGATGTTGTGAACTTCATCGGCACAATTGCTCGCTCTGGCGCCAAAGCTTTCACACAAATGAATGAAGAACTAAAGAACCGCCCTGAACTGATCGGTCAATTCGGTGTTGGTTTCTATTCTGCATTTATGGTGGCTGACAAAGTCACTTTGCATACTCAAAAAGCCGGCCACAATGACGGTGTTGTTTGGGAATCTACGGGAGACGGCACCTACTCTATCGACAATGTTCCTCGCGCCGAAGGTGTGGGCACAACAATCACGCTTCATCTGAAAAGTTTTGCTGAAGACGAAGAAGTTCAAGATTTCACGGATGAGTGGGTTCTTAAGTCTTTGATCAAAAAATATTCAGACTTCGTTGCGTTCCCAATCAAAATGAAAACCGAGAAAGAAGATGAGACTCTAAACTCGCAAAAAGCTCTTTGGTTGAAAAACCCATCGGAAGTGACAGCGGAAGAACATAAAGAGTTCTACCAACACCTCTCCCATGACTTCAATGAGCCAGCAAAGACTATCCACTACAAAGCCGAAGGCACAATGGAGTTCAGCGCCTTGATGTATATTCCAAATAAGAAACCTTGGAATTTCAACATGCGCGACACGGAATACGGTCTCAGTCTTTATATCAAACGCGTTTTCATCATGGCTGATTGCAAAGAGCTTCTGCCTCCTTACCTACGTTTTGTAAAAGGTTTGGTGGATAGCAGTGATCTTTCTCTAAACGTCTCTCGTGAGATTCTACAACAAGATCGTCAAGTAACGCAGATTCGTAAAAACGTCACAAATAAGATCTTAGCATCTATGAAAGACCTTCTTTCTAAAGATCGCACAGCCTATGAAAATTTCTGGAGCGAGTTTGGAGCAACTCTTAAAGAGGGCGTTCCAAGTGATTCTGGCAATAAAGACAAGATCACAGATCTTCTTTTATTCCACTCGTCTCACTCTGACAAAATGACTACTTTGGATGAATACATCACTCGTATGAAAGAGAATCAAAAAGATATCTTCTTCATCACAGGTGATACTTTATCTCAGGTGAAAAACAGTCCTTACTTAGAAAAGCTCATGGCTAAAGGCTTTGAAGTTCTTTTCTTGATTGATCCTGTGGATGAATGGGTGATGAACTCTCTTCCTGAATACAAAGAAAAGAAACTTCAATCGATCACCCAAGCAAACTTGGATCTAGACACTGAAGAAGAGAAAAAAGCTAAAGAAGAAGAAATTAAAAAAGCTTCTGAAAAGCTTTCTCCTCTGCTTGAGACGATGAAGAAGTCCCTCGACACGCACGTCAAAGACGTGGTGATTTCAGATCGCTTAACGACAACTCCTGTGTGCCTTGTATCATCAGAAAATGATCCATCTGCTCACATGCAACGTCTTTTGGCGCAAATGGGTCAAGAGTACAACCAACCAGTTAAGAGAATCCTAGAGATCAACCCTTCCCACCCTGTGTTTGAAAAAATGCTTCAAGCAACGGCTGAGCAACAAACTCAATGGGCAGAGATTCTCTATAATCAGGCTCTTTTAAATGAAGGCTCTGCAATCCCAGATCCTGTGAAGTTTTCGCAACAAGTAGCAAACCTCATGGTCCAAGCTGCCGACAACAAAGCCCACTAAAACAGAAAGCCCCGTTAGAAATAACGGGGCTTATAATTTAACAGGGGACAAACTCCCCTGCCACTTATGAATTATTTCCACTGCCCTTCTTAACTCGTTGCCACTCCCACCTCACAATAATATGACAAATTCATTCAATAAATCTAAGGGGGTTTGGATGAGAAAGATCAGTCTTTTTATTGCGACTTGTGTTTTCCCGTTAATGTCATTTGCTTGGGTTCCACCAATGAGCTTCGCCGTGAACCAAAATGTAGCCATGGTTCATGTTCAAAACCCAACACCATATCCTGCTTATTGCACTGGTTACGTTTACGGAACAAATCAGTATGGCGTTTCTGTGAACTCTTGGTTTTCTTCTTTTGTAGCGCCTTACACTTTTCAAACCGGTTACGTCTACGCCAACGGCCCTTACTACTTCGTAAATGCCTGGGCACAAATCAACTGCAGCTACTAAGTCCTCAACATTAGATTGCAAACGAAGCCCGACAACAAAGCAGGCAGGCCCTTTTCACGAACTGC carries:
- a CDS encoding sigma factor sigB regulation protein rsbU (COG0840 Methyl-accepting chemotaxis protein), whose translation is MKIFEEDKVAYVFDSSSTMSGAMATQIKTQLNSVLGAAKPVFQDFLLQQKFSPVSDSIFQNEDDLESIIVFSSKGTETLRMSAFLEKVPGRADETLKFLHPLMPSYLVEVDADKRTVKSPFGDERMVILEKVTDEATSRNTVFITVVRMNELAEMFKTEGSQKIYLTDRTGAILFGPQVLQGQKIQELFVPSFLKNTGSPVAQGAETVKAGDGKELLVSFSKAGFGDLTVVTAVEKAQALGAVQILIRKSLIFFGILISVTVILSLFASSGLTQALTQLFFATEKVAEGDFNIRVDVKSNDEVGSLAENFNIMAAEVSRLLDQTAEKARMESELQTAKTVQETLFPDTQAHIGNLEIAGFYEPASECGGDWWHYCQMGDKIFLWIGDATGHGAPAALITSAAKSASTIIERLNISPSKALELLNRSIYDVSKGRIMMTFFLASFDLTTGELVYCNASHEAPFLIKKSDSALKKKDLVPLNEVNNPRLGQDRDSVYEETTVQVEPGDSIFFYTDGIPDIQNLQAEAWGEREFVKALIAANKDFPRAADAVDRFVSSFQGHRQGATLIDDVTFFIVKRDEELS
- a CDS encoding heat shock protein 90 (COG0326 Molecular chaperone, HSP90 family), producing MAKQVQSFNAEIKQLLDIVIHSLYSHKEIFLRELVSNASDAIDKLKFESLTQPGLLPAGWEPAVRLEPNKEAKTLKIIDNGIGMSHDDVVNFIGTIARSGAKAFTQMNEELKNRPELIGQFGVGFYSAFMVADKVTLHTQKAGHNDGVVWESTGDGTYSIDNVPRAEGVGTTITLHLKSFAEDEEVQDFTDEWVLKSLIKKYSDFVAFPIKMKTEKEDETLNSQKALWLKNPSEVTAEEHKEFYQHLSHDFNEPAKTIHYKAEGTMEFSALMYIPNKKPWNFNMRDTEYGLSLYIKRVFIMADCKELLPPYLRFVKGLVDSSDLSLNVSREILQQDRQVTQIRKNVTNKILASMKDLLSKDRTAYENFWSEFGATLKEGVPSDSGNKDKITDLLLFHSSHSDKMTTLDEYITRMKENQKDIFFITGDTLSQVKNSPYLEKLMAKGFEVLFLIDPVDEWVMNSLPEYKEKKLQSITQANLDLDTEEEKKAKEEEIKKASEKLSPLLETMKKSLDTHVKDVVISDRLTTTPVCLVSSENDPSAHMQRLLAQMGQEYNQPVKRILEINPSHPVFEKMLQATAEQQTQWAEILYNQALLNEGSAIPDPVKFSQQVANLMVQAADNKAH
- a CDS encoding chemotaxis histidine kinase (COG2202 FOG: PAS/PAC domain) → MINKTSLFDTLLEPVFVLNKEQKITYCNEAASLMAGLSIRKMTRGMKFLEVFSFNESIESLESLESIQDPTPYKELNFKNGDGLEGKVQITLQPYATENDSQWIVFFRDVTLEERLQKKYRAELEQKEDVISDLEKAKAQLEDYSKNLESMVAKRTEELSTLNQTLSALLDSLGQGFFIFQEDGNILNVSSKACESVLETNPQGQKIWDVLKLPANKVDGFQKWMLTVFQELLPFEDLAPLGPELYPHTQGKHVALEYHPLRNSENQIKGVVVVASDITSLVEARKTAEQEKEHAKLIINMIKSKREIQRFISEADSLLADLNEELQHDDPQFDHELVFRSLHTLKGGAALFSILPLAECCHQGEQILSELHHQWSLPGHIALKGKVFEIRDEFEKFLSETKAIIGKNNVSDERQVEVAISKLNTIAKKLGNLPGGGPLAQELLLDLAMEPVENYFTPFRESLPRLAEKLGKNLGHVEINTHGIGVIPEIYNPLFSTFIHAFRNSLDHGLEYPEERSLLGKTIEGTLKLEASLLQEPSGSWLRIEIKDDGRGIDPAIIRQKLEKNGLSSQHLSDEDVLQHIFASQFSTREEVTDISGRGVGMDALKVAAEQLHGRVWVESALQKGTTICIQVPYITEFVDKEKKKSQEAA